The following coding sequences are from one Streptomyces sp. NBC_00536 window:
- a CDS encoding TerB family tellurite resistance protein, with translation MLPVRGGTGRKLSAWGIRTTWNTVGDGDFFCPGCGGDRNYKRRTGRRRLTVLGVPLLPRGTVGPVVECAACRDRYDTDVLDHPTTTRFSAMLRDAVHTVTLAVLAAGGTSSRSALEAAVGAVRAAGFQDCTEEQLESLVEALATDEGRLGLYDGPECCGAALSIELHEALEPLAPHLAGPGRESLLLQAARIALADGPYIPAEREVLTTVGAALRLDTDEVARLLAGVRATGSW, from the coding sequence GTGCTGCCAGTTCGGGGCGGGACCGGCCGGAAGCTGTCGGCGTGGGGCATCCGTACCACCTGGAACACCGTGGGCGACGGGGACTTCTTCTGCCCCGGATGCGGCGGTGACCGCAACTACAAGCGGCGGACGGGCCGTCGACGGCTCACCGTCCTCGGCGTGCCGCTGCTGCCGCGCGGCACCGTCGGCCCCGTGGTCGAATGCGCGGCCTGCCGCGACCGCTACGACACCGACGTGCTCGACCACCCGACCACCACCCGGTTCTCCGCGATGCTGCGGGACGCCGTCCACACGGTCACCCTCGCCGTCCTGGCGGCGGGCGGTACGTCCTCGCGCAGCGCCCTGGAGGCCGCTGTGGGCGCCGTACGGGCGGCGGGGTTCCAGGACTGCACGGAGGAGCAGCTGGAGTCCCTGGTCGAGGCGCTGGCCACCGACGAGGGACGGCTGGGCCTCTACGACGGCCCGGAGTGCTGCGGGGCGGCCCTCTCCATCGAGCTCCACGAGGCACTGGAACCCCTGGCCCCGCACCTGGCCGGCCCGGGCCGCGAGTCGCTGCTCCTCCAGGCGGCGCGCATCGCCCTCGCGGACGGCCCGTACATCCCGGCCGAGCGAGAGGTCCTGACCACGGTCGGCGCCGCGCTCCGCCTGGACACGGACGAGGTCGCGAGGCTACTGGCGGGGGTCAGGGCGACGGGGTCCTGGTAG
- a CDS encoding protealysin inhibitor emfourin, which translates to MLILVVRTGGFAGIERRVEIDTSGLPDEAEWQALAQLALRPGPPHPTDRIRDGFSYRITVDGRTVLCQDPNLTDAQRQLIIRVLKEGA; encoded by the coding sequence ATGCTGATTCTTGTGGTGCGGACGGGCGGCTTCGCGGGCATCGAACGCCGGGTCGAGATCGATACCTCGGGCCTGCCCGACGAGGCGGAATGGCAGGCCCTGGCGCAGCTCGCGCTGCGTCCGGGTCCGCCGCATCCGACCGACCGGATCCGGGACGGGTTCTCGTACCGGATCACGGTCGACGGGCGGACGGTGCTGTGCCAGGACCCGAACCTCACCGACGCCCAGCGCCAACTGATCATCCGGGTCCTCAAAGAGGGTGCCTGA
- a CDS encoding isoprenyl transferase: MARRGILGRSRRDYKLPEPHPSGARPPKIPGELVPNHVAVVMDGNGRWAKERGLPRTEGHKVGEGVVLDVLKGCLEMGVKNLSLYAFSTENWKRSPDEVRFLMNFNRDVIRRRRDEMNELGIRIRWVGRMPKMWKSVVQELQVAQEQTVDNDAMTLYFCVNYGGRAEIADAAQAIARDVAAGRLDPSKVNEKTFAKYMYYPDMPDVDLFLRPSGEQRTSNYLLWQSAYAEMVFQDVLWPDFDRRNLWAACLEYAQRDRRFGGALPNQAEIPGQPG; the protein is encoded by the coding sequence ATGGCACGACGCGGGATCCTGGGACGCAGCCGTCGGGACTACAAGCTTCCGGAGCCGCACCCGTCCGGTGCGCGCCCGCCGAAGATCCCCGGTGAACTGGTCCCGAACCACGTCGCGGTCGTCATGGACGGCAACGGCCGCTGGGCCAAGGAGCGCGGGCTGCCGCGCACCGAGGGCCACAAGGTCGGCGAGGGCGTGGTGCTCGACGTGCTCAAGGGCTGCCTGGAGATGGGCGTCAAGAACCTTTCCCTCTACGCCTTCTCGACGGAGAACTGGAAGCGCTCGCCCGACGAGGTGCGCTTCCTGATGAACTTCAACCGGGACGTCATCCGCCGCCGCCGCGACGAGATGAACGAGCTGGGGATCCGGATCCGCTGGGTCGGCCGCATGCCGAAGATGTGGAAGTCGGTCGTCCAGGAGCTCCAGGTCGCGCAGGAGCAGACCGTCGACAACGACGCGATGACGCTGTACTTCTGCGTGAACTACGGCGGCCGCGCGGAGATCGCGGACGCGGCGCAGGCGATCGCCCGCGACGTGGCGGCGGGCCGCCTCGACCCGTCGAAGGTCAACGAGAAGACCTTCGCGAAGTACATGTACTACCCGGACATGCCGGACGTGGATCTGTTCCTGCGGCCCAGCGGCGAGCAGCGCACGTCCAACTACCTGCTCTGGCAGAGCGCTTACGCCGAGATGGTCTTCCAGGACGTGCTGTGGCCGGACTTCGACCGGCGCAACCTCTGGGCGGCCTGCCTGGAGTACGCACAGCGCGACCGCCGCTTCGGCGGGGCGCTCCCGAACCAGGCGGAGATCCCGGGACAGCCGGGCTGA
- the leuA gene encoding 2-isopropylmalate synthase, producing the protein MTQHTFAGRPTPITNATHTQRPSGMPIHKYAGYEQVDIADRTWPDARITKAPRWLSTDLRDGNQALIDPMSPARKREMFDLLVRMGFKEIEVGFPSSGETDFNFVRSIIEEGAIPDDVTISVLTQAREDLIERTVESLVGAKRATVHLYNATAPTFRRVVFRGSKEQIKQIAVDGTRLVMDYADKILGDETVFGYQYSPEIFTDTELDFALEVCEAVCDVWQPGEGREIILNLPATIERSTPSTHADRFEWMARNLTRRPFVCISVHPHNDRGTAVAAAELAVMAGADRVEGCLFGQGERTGNVDLVTLGMNLFSQGVDPELDFSQIDEIRRTSEYCNQMEVHPRHPYAGDLVYTSFSGSHQDAIKKGFDAMEADAAAQGKTVDEIEWAVPYLPIDPKDVGRSYEAVIRVNSQSGKGGIAYVLKNEHKLDLPRRMQIEFSRIIQAKTDAEGGEVTPKAIWSIFEDEYLPNHADAEARWGRIQLRSGQTTTDKDGTDTLTVEAVVDGAETVLEGTGNGPISAFFAALAAIGIDARLLDYTEHTMSEGASAQAASYIECAIDGRVLWGIGIDANTTRASLKAVISAVNRAGR; encoded by the coding sequence ATGACTCAGCACACCTTTGCGGGACGACCCACCCCCATCACCAACGCCACGCACACGCAGCGCCCCTCCGGCATGCCGATCCACAAGTACGCCGGCTACGAGCAGGTGGACATCGCCGACCGCACGTGGCCGGACGCCCGCATCACCAAGGCGCCCCGCTGGCTGTCCACGGACCTGCGCGACGGCAACCAGGCCCTGATCGACCCGATGAGCCCCGCCCGCAAGCGTGAGATGTTCGACCTGCTGGTGCGCATGGGCTTCAAGGAGATCGAGGTCGGCTTCCCCTCCTCCGGCGAGACCGACTTCAACTTCGTGCGCTCCATCATCGAAGAGGGCGCCATCCCGGACGACGTCACCATCTCCGTACTGACCCAGGCCCGCGAGGACCTGATCGAGCGGACCGTCGAATCGCTGGTCGGCGCCAAGCGCGCCACCGTGCACCTGTACAACGCCACCGCGCCGACCTTCCGCCGGGTCGTCTTCCGCGGCTCCAAGGAACAGATCAAGCAGATCGCCGTCGACGGCACCCGCCTGGTCATGGACTACGCCGACAAGATCCTGGGCGACGAGACCGTCTTCGGCTACCAGTACAGCCCGGAGATCTTCACCGACACCGAGCTGGACTTCGCCCTGGAGGTCTGCGAGGCCGTCTGTGACGTCTGGCAGCCGGGCGAGGGCCGCGAGATCATCCTGAACCTGCCCGCGACGATCGAGCGCTCCACGCCCTCGACCCACGCGGACCGCTTCGAGTGGATGGCCCGCAACCTGACCCGCCGCCCCTTCGTCTGCATCTCCGTCCATCCCCACAACGACCGCGGCACCGCCGTCGCCGCCGCCGAACTGGCCGTGATGGCCGGCGCCGACCGCGTCGAGGGCTGCCTGTTCGGGCAGGGCGAGCGCACCGGCAACGTCGACCTGGTCACGCTGGGCATGAACCTGTTCTCCCAGGGCGTGGACCCCGAACTGGACTTCTCCCAGATCGACGAGATCCGCCGCACCTCCGAGTACTGCAACCAGATGGAGGTCCACCCGCGCCACCCCTACGCGGGCGACCTGGTCTACACGTCCTTCTCCGGCTCCCACCAGGACGCCATCAAGAAGGGCTTCGACGCCATGGAGGCCGACGCGGCCGCCCAGGGCAAGACCGTCGACGAGATCGAGTGGGCGGTGCCCTACCTGCCGATCGACCCGAAGGACGTCGGCCGCTCCTACGAGGCGGTCATCCGGGTCAACTCGCAGTCCGGCAAGGGCGGGATCGCGTACGTCCTGAAGAACGAGCACAAGCTGGACCTGCCGCGCCGCATGCAGATCGAGTTCTCGCGGATCATCCAGGCCAAGACCGACGCCGAGGGCGGCGAGGTCACGCCGAAGGCGATCTGGTCCATCTTCGAGGACGAGTACCTGCCCAACCATGCGGACGCCGAGGCCCGTTGGGGCCGCATCCAGCTGCGCTCCGGCCAGACGACCACCGACAAGGACGGCACCGACACGCTGACCGTCGAAGCGGTCGTCGACGGCGCCGAGACCGTACTGGAAGGCACCGGCAACGGTCCGATCTCGGCCTTCTTCGCCGCACTGGCCGCCATCGGCATCGACGCCCGCCTGCTGGACTACACCGAGCACACGATGAGCGAGGGCGCCTCCGCGCAGGCCGCCTCGTACATCGAGTGCGCCATCGACGGCCGCGTCCTGTGGGGCATCGGCATCGACGCGAACACCACCCGCGCTTCTCTGAAGGCCGTCATCTCGGCGGTCAACCGCGCGGGACGCTGA
- the era gene encoding GTPase Era, translated as MARMSDRSPEPTAPHRAGFACFVGRPNAGKSTLTNALVGTKVAITSNRPQTTRHTVRGIVHRPDAQLVLVDTPGLHKPRTLLGERLNDVVRATWSEVDVIGFCLPADQKLGPGDKFIAKELAGIKKTPKIAIVTKTDLVESKALAEQLLAIHQLGAELGFEWAEIVPVSAVGDSQVQLLADLIAPLLPESPPLYPEGDLTDEPEMVMVAELIREAALEGVRDELPHSIAVVVEEMIPRENRPADRPLLDIHANVYIERPSQKGIIIGPKGSRLKEVGMKSRKHIEALLGTPVFLDLHVKVAKDWQRDPKQLRKLGF; from the coding sequence ATGGCCCGTATGAGCGATCGTTCCCCCGAGCCCACCGCCCCGCACCGCGCGGGCTTCGCATGCTTCGTCGGCCGCCCCAACGCGGGCAAGTCGACCCTGACCAACGCACTCGTGGGTACCAAGGTCGCGATCACCTCCAACCGGCCGCAGACCACCCGGCACACGGTCCGGGGCATCGTGCACCGCCCCGACGCGCAGCTCGTCCTGGTCGACACCCCCGGCCTGCACAAGCCCCGCACCCTGCTGGGCGAGCGGCTGAACGACGTCGTACGGGCCACCTGGTCCGAGGTCGACGTCATCGGCTTCTGCCTGCCGGCCGACCAGAAGCTCGGCCCCGGCGACAAGTTCATCGCCAAGGAACTCGCGGGGATCAAGAAGACCCCCAAGATCGCCATCGTGACGAAGACCGACCTGGTCGAGTCCAAGGCGCTGGCCGAGCAGCTGCTCGCCATCCACCAGCTCGGCGCCGAGCTGGGCTTCGAGTGGGCCGAGATCGTCCCCGTCTCCGCGGTCGGCGACAGCCAGGTCCAGCTGCTGGCGGACCTGATCGCCCCGCTGCTCCCGGAGAGCCCGCCGCTCTACCCGGAGGGCGACCTCACCGACGAGCCCGAGATGGTGATGGTGGCCGAGCTGATCCGCGAGGCCGCGCTGGAGGGCGTGCGCGACGAGCTGCCGCACTCCATCGCCGTGGTCGTCGAGGAGATGATCCCGCGCGAGAACCGCCCGGCCGACCGCCCGCTGCTGGACATCCACGCGAACGTCTACATCGAGCGGCCGAGCCAGAAGGGCATCATCATCGGCCCGAAGGGCTCGCGCCTGAAGGAGGTCGGGATGAAGTCGCGCAAGCACATCGAGGCGCTGCTCGGCACCCCGGTCTTCCTCGACCTGCACGTGAAGGTCGCGAAGGACTGGCAGCGCGACCCGAAGCAGCTGCGCAAGCTCGGTTTCTGA
- a CDS encoding M4 family metallopeptidase, translating into MDATPHHPAHHSTHHPVFCTIVPPHVLDRIARSEDTRRADIAQRTLEHDALQRTRRRLNTVRGITAALGTPASETPDRTIYDAQHHTRLPGKKVRAEGGPLHKDASVNRAYAGLGSTFELYLKAYGRHSIDGSGLPLNASVHYGEQYNNAFWDGTQMVFGDGDGDLFLDFTVSVDVIGHELTHGVTQYTANLEYYGQSGALNESMSDVFGSLIKQYSLDQTAQDADWLIGAGLLGPNVSGVALRSMKAPGTAYDDDELGKDPQPATMDGYVKTSGDNGGVHINSGIPNHAFYLAATELGGKAWERAGQIWYDALTGGQLAQDADFAAFARLSVAAAATRFGSGGAEHEALLKAWSQVGVPTA; encoded by the coding sequence ATGGATGCCACGCCTCACCACCCCGCACACCACTCCACACACCACCCCGTCTTCTGCACGATCGTGCCGCCGCACGTCCTCGACCGGATCGCCCGCTCCGAGGACACCCGCCGCGCCGACATCGCGCAGCGCACCCTGGAACACGACGCCCTCCAGCGCACCCGGCGCCGTCTCAACACCGTCCGCGGCATCACCGCCGCCCTCGGCACCCCGGCGTCCGAGACCCCGGACCGGACCATCTACGACGCCCAGCACCACACCCGGCTGCCCGGGAAGAAGGTCCGCGCCGAAGGCGGGCCGCTACACAAGGACGCCTCCGTCAACCGCGCCTACGCCGGGCTCGGCTCCACCTTCGAGCTGTACCTGAAGGCGTACGGACGCCACTCGATCGACGGTTCGGGCCTGCCCCTGAACGCCAGCGTCCATTACGGCGAGCAGTACAACAACGCCTTCTGGGACGGCACCCAGATGGTCTTCGGCGACGGCGACGGCGACCTGTTCCTCGACTTCACCGTCTCGGTGGACGTGATCGGGCACGAGCTGACCCACGGGGTCACCCAGTACACGGCCAACCTGGAGTACTACGGCCAGTCCGGCGCCCTCAACGAGTCGATGTCGGACGTCTTCGGCTCGCTCATCAAGCAGTACTCCCTGGACCAGACGGCTCAGGACGCGGACTGGCTGATCGGCGCCGGGCTGCTCGGGCCGAACGTCAGCGGGGTCGCGCTGCGCTCCATGAAGGCGCCCGGCACGGCGTACGACGACGACGAGCTGGGCAAGGACCCGCAGCCCGCGACGATGGACGGCTACGTCAAGACCAGCGGGGACAACGGCGGGGTGCACATCAACTCCGGCATCCCCAACCACGCCTTCTACCTGGCCGCCACCGAACTCGGCGGCAAGGCTTGGGAGCGGGCCGGGCAGATCTGGTACGACGCCCTGACCGGCGGGCAACTGGCCCAGGACGCCGACTTCGCCGCCTTCGCGCGGCTCTCGGTGGCCGCCGCGGCCACCCGCTTCGGGTCCGGCGGCGCCGAACACGAGGCACTACTGAAGGCCTGGTCCCAGGTGGGTGTGCCGACCGCGTAG
- a CDS encoding GNAT family N-acetyltransferase: MTLLDDLERYYDTVPRTGGARAEGFGPLTLFVQEGTGWPYYARPALGDGTAPGPAPEVSVADVIRVRARQRELGVPEAFEWVAENTPSLRAAAEGAGLHVHAHPLMVLDPDAVRTPPHPEVRMLGADDPLLRAAVTVPMLAFAAPGTARGAAGPAELAAAAADPASGTRRAHVARRIGSGQTGLAAAVRDGVVLCSGQYNPVGTTVEVAGVGTLPAARRQGLAEGVTAALVADALAAGARTVFLSAGDEDVARMYGRIGFRRVGTALIAEPPEEGTA, translated from the coding sequence ATGACCCTTCTCGATGACCTTGAGCGTTACTACGACACCGTGCCGCGGACCGGGGGTGCGCGGGCCGAGGGCTTCGGCCCGCTCACCCTGTTCGTGCAGGAGGGCACCGGCTGGCCCTACTACGCGCGCCCCGCCCTCGGCGACGGGACCGCGCCGGGTCCGGCGCCCGAGGTCAGCGTCGCCGACGTCATACGGGTCCGCGCCCGCCAGCGCGAGCTGGGCGTCCCCGAGGCCTTCGAATGGGTGGCCGAAAACACCCCCTCGCTGCGGGCCGCCGCGGAAGGCGCCGGACTGCATGTCCATGCGCACCCGCTGATGGTTCTGGACCCGGACGCGGTACGGACTCCCCCGCATCCGGAGGTCCGGATGCTCGGCGCCGACGACCCCCTGCTGCGGGCGGCGGTGACCGTCCCGATGCTGGCCTTCGCCGCCCCCGGCACCGCCCGGGGCGCGGCGGGCCCGGCGGAACTGGCGGCCGCGGCCGCCGATCCGGCGAGCGGGACCCGGCGGGCGCACGTGGCGCGGCGGATCGGCTCCGGTCAGACCGGGCTCGCGGCGGCGGTGCGCGACGGCGTCGTCCTGTGCTCGGGCCAGTACAACCCGGTGGGCACCACCGTCGAGGTCGCGGGCGTCGGCACCCTCCCGGCGGCCCGCCGCCAGGGGCTGGCCGAGGGCGTGACGGCGGCCCTGGTCGCGGACGCCCTGGCCGCCGGCGCGCGCACGGTGTTCCTCTCGGCGGGCGACGAGGACGTGGCCCGGATGTACGGGCGGATCGGATTCCGCCGGGTGGGCACGGCCCTGATCGCGGAACCGCCGGAGGAGGGGACCGCGTAG
- a CDS encoding nucleobase:cation symporter-2 family protein, which translates to MARVAARLSANGEQNTHPVDEVLPLPKLALYGFQHVLAFYAGAVIVPIIVGGALGLTTEQLVYLINADLFTCGIASIIQAWGIGRIGARLPLIQGVTFTAVSPMIAIGLGAGGKEAGLLVIYGAVITAGLATFAFAWLPPKAFGMVMRLFPPVVTGTVITVLGIVLIPVGLNDAAGGLGSPDFGDPKNFAYAGGTMLFILVLMKLGKPFLSSIAILLGLVGGTAVAFLLGDAKFGDVGKSDWIGISTPFHYGAPKFEWFPIVLMLIVMLITMVETTGDTYAVGDIVGKKVDSETVARALRADGAATALGGILNSFPYVAFAENVGLVRMTKVKSRFVVVSAGVIMIVLGLLPKAAAIVAAVPHGVLGGAATVMFAMVALAGIQTLAKVDLKEEKNALVVGVSLAFALLPATVPVFFKDHMNSDLSSLLNSGVTLGATAAIVLNLIFNGLGKDDPHNVSEDDVSEDDAPAADDEATTTAIPAQSAEGEPAPAPTA; encoded by the coding sequence ATGGCACGTGTCGCCGCCCGGCTTTCCGCCAACGGAGAGCAGAACACGCACCCGGTCGACGAGGTGCTCCCCCTCCCCAAGCTCGCGCTGTACGGCTTCCAGCACGTACTCGCGTTCTACGCCGGTGCGGTGATCGTTCCGATCATCGTCGGTGGCGCCCTCGGGCTCACCACCGAGCAGCTGGTCTACCTGATCAACGCCGACCTCTTCACCTGCGGCATCGCCTCGATCATCCAGGCGTGGGGCATCGGCCGGATCGGCGCGCGACTGCCGCTGATCCAGGGCGTCACCTTCACCGCGGTGTCCCCGATGATCGCCATCGGTCTCGGGGCGGGCGGCAAGGAGGCGGGCCTGCTCGTCATCTACGGCGCGGTCATCACCGCCGGCCTTGCCACCTTCGCCTTCGCCTGGCTGCCGCCCAAGGCCTTCGGCATGGTCATGCGGCTCTTCCCGCCGGTCGTCACCGGTACGGTCATCACCGTCCTCGGCATCGTGCTGATACCCGTCGGCCTGAACGACGCCGCAGGCGGCCTCGGCAGCCCCGACTTCGGTGACCCGAAGAACTTCGCCTACGCCGGCGGCACGATGCTCTTCATCCTCGTCCTGATGAAGCTCGGCAAGCCGTTCCTCTCCAGCATCGCCATCCTGCTCGGCCTGGTCGGCGGCACCGCGGTCGCGTTCCTGCTCGGTGACGCCAAGTTCGGCGACGTGGGCAAGTCGGACTGGATCGGCATCAGCACCCCGTTCCACTACGGCGCCCCGAAGTTCGAGTGGTTCCCGATCGTCCTGATGCTCATCGTCATGCTGATCACCATGGTCGAGACCACCGGTGACACCTACGCCGTCGGCGACATCGTCGGCAAGAAGGTCGACAGCGAGACGGTGGCCCGCGCCCTGCGTGCCGACGGCGCCGCGACCGCCCTCGGCGGCATCCTCAACTCCTTCCCGTACGTGGCCTTCGCCGAGAACGTCGGCCTGGTCCGGATGACCAAGGTCAAGAGCCGGTTCGTCGTGGTCTCCGCGGGCGTCATCATGATCGTCCTCGGTCTGCTCCCGAAGGCCGCCGCGATCGTCGCCGCCGTCCCGCACGGAGTCCTCGGCGGCGCCGCGACCGTGATGTTCGCGATGGTGGCCCTGGCCGGTATCCAGACCCTGGCCAAGGTGGACCTCAAGGAGGAGAAGAACGCGCTGGTCGTGGGCGTCTCCCTGGCCTTCGCGCTGCTCCCGGCCACGGTTCCGGTGTTCTTCAAGGACCACATGAACTCGGACCTCTCCTCGCTGCTCAACAGCGGTGTGACGCTCGGTGCCACCGCCGCGATCGTCCTGAACCTGATCTTCAATGGTCTGGGCAAGGACGACCCGCACAACGTCTCGGAGGACGACGTTTCGGAGGATGACGCTCCGGCGGCGGACGACGAGGCCACCACGACAGCCATCCCGGCACAGTCGGCCGAGGGCGAGCCCGCCCCGGCGCCGACCGCCTGA
- a CDS encoding class I SAM-dependent methyltransferase, whose product MPEQTHDHRPETATATATGAEYWDARYQESERIWSGKANAILVRETEGVTPGRALDLGSGEGGDAVWLAHHGWRVTATDISAVALERGAAHAAEAGVADRIEWQRHDLAESFPAGEFDLVTASFLHSYGDFPRERILRTAAGSVAPGGILLIVGHAGWADWQQDRPEVRFPTPEQVVAELELPDGAWEVLLAEEHERAQDQPDGRPGTRTDNAVKVRRLR is encoded by the coding sequence ATGCCCGAGCAGACGCACGACCACCGGCCCGAGACGGCCACGGCCACGGCCACGGGAGCGGAGTACTGGGACGCCCGCTACCAGGAGAGCGAGCGGATCTGGTCGGGGAAGGCGAACGCGATCCTGGTCCGCGAGACCGAGGGCGTCACCCCGGGCCGCGCCCTGGACCTCGGCAGCGGCGAGGGCGGCGACGCGGTCTGGCTGGCCCACCACGGCTGGCGGGTCACCGCCACGGACATCTCCGCCGTCGCCCTGGAGCGGGGCGCCGCGCACGCCGCCGAGGCGGGAGTGGCCGACCGGATCGAGTGGCAGCGCCACGACCTGGCCGAGTCGTTCCCGGCCGGGGAGTTCGACCTGGTCACGGCGAGCTTCCTGCACTCCTACGGCGACTTCCCGCGCGAGCGGATCCTGCGCACCGCGGCCGGCTCGGTCGCCCCCGGCGGCATCCTGCTGATCGTGGGCCACGCGGGCTGGGCCGACTGGCAGCAGGACCGCCCCGAGGTCCGCTTCCCGACGCCGGAGCAGGTCGTGGCGGAACTGGAGCTGCCCGACGGCGCCTGGGAGGTGCTCCTGGCCGAGGAACACGAACGGGCCCAGGACCAGCCTGACGGCCGGCCCGGGACCCGGACGGACAATGCGGTGAAGGTACGGCGGCTGCGGTAG
- a CDS encoding beta-xylosidase has protein sequence MAALAAAAGGALSPPAAAEGAEPAPAGQVDFPTHCVPPQQAGLPPADGPTTAVLTVDNPAPRVGDTVTVTYRVAATPAVNPLPADLPADVLTPTAVIVLAGAQQGEVTVVGAKRSDPVPSGALLPAVTMTGTFTVTAPGETTFAPGAYTLHTSHLLDLDTTCTPAEGGRSPVAGRLTASPLPVANLRAVVLGAASGGPGATVKVTGTGFTPGAAVTVSGRAGAAPTADRVTATADALGVVLAGLPVTDRTTTAVVAYEGPAWTAERGSGPGAYTVIADARPPRTGSQQVTATVEPGALTMTQAGESVVLGAIAYGGGGAAPGRIGTVTVKDARGGPAGWSLTGKVTDFTGPGGVRIPGGKLRWTPVCVTAAGSPSHCAAGSAGVVGPEGAVLASAPDAPVVGGTFTVDATVTLEVPPYTPPGAYTAVLTLTLS, from the coding sequence ATGGCCGCCCTCGCCGCCGCGGCGGGCGGCGCGCTCAGCCCGCCGGCCGCCGCCGAGGGCGCGGAACCGGCCCCGGCGGGCCAGGTCGACTTCCCCACGCACTGCGTCCCGCCGCAGCAGGCCGGGCTGCCGCCTGCCGACGGCCCCACCACCGCGGTGCTCACCGTGGACAACCCCGCGCCCCGGGTCGGTGACACCGTCACCGTCACCTACCGGGTGGCCGCCACCCCGGCCGTGAACCCGCTGCCCGCCGACCTGCCCGCCGACGTACTGACCCCCACCGCCGTGATCGTGCTGGCCGGGGCGCAGCAGGGCGAGGTGACCGTGGTCGGCGCCAAACGCAGCGATCCCGTCCCCTCGGGCGCGCTCCTGCCCGCCGTCACCATGACCGGCACCTTCACCGTCACCGCCCCCGGCGAGACCACCTTCGCCCCCGGCGCCTACACCCTGCACACCAGCCACCTGCTCGACCTCGACACCACCTGTACCCCCGCCGAGGGGGGCCGGTCGCCGGTCGCCGGTCGGCTCACGGCGAGCCCGCTCCCGGTGGCCAACCTGCGCGCCGTGGTCCTCGGCGCCGCGTCCGGCGGACCCGGCGCGACGGTCAAGGTCACCGGCACCGGTTTCACCCCGGGCGCGGCCGTCACCGTCAGCGGCCGCGCGGGCGCGGCCCCCACCGCCGACCGGGTCACCGCCACCGCCGACGCGCTGGGCGTGGTCCTGGCCGGCCTGCCGGTCACGGACCGGACGACCACGGCCGTCGTGGCGTACGAGGGCCCGGCCTGGACGGCGGAACGCGGCTCGGGCCCGGGCGCGTACACGGTCATCGCCGACGCCCGGCCGCCCCGGACCGGATCACAGCAGGTGACGGCGACCGTGGAGCCGGGGGCGCTGACGATGACCCAGGCGGGGGAGTCCGTCGTGCTCGGCGCGATCGCCTACGGGGGCGGGGGCGCGGCCCCCGGCCGGATCGGGACGGTCACCGTCAAGGACGCCCGGGGCGGCCCCGCGGGCTGGTCCCTGACCGGCAAGGTCACGGACTTCACGGGCCCGGGCGGGGTCCGGATCCCCGGCGGGAAGCTGCGCTGGACCCCCGTGTGCGTGACGGCGGCCGGAAGCCCGAGCCACTGCGCGGCGGGCAGCGCCGGGGTGGTGGGACCGGAGGGCGCGGTGCTCGCTTCGGCTCCGGACGCCCCGGTGGTGGGCGGGACCTTCACCGTGGACGCGACCGTCACGCTGGAGGTGCCGCCGTACACCCCGCCGGGGGCCTACACGGCCGTCCTGACGCTCACCCTGTCGTGA
- the recO gene encoding DNA repair protein RecO, whose protein sequence is MSLFRDDGIVLRTQKLGEADRIITLLTRGHGRVRAVARGVRRTKSKFGAGLEPFSHADVQFFARGSDLVSRSLPLCTQTEIIAPYGNGIVVDYARYTAGTAMLETAERFTDQEGEPAVQQYLLLVGALRTLSRGEHAPNLILDAFLLRSLAVNGYAPSFTDCAKCGIHGPNRHFSVAAGGVVCGDCRVPGSVVPSSEAIGLLSALLTGDWVHADACEARHVREGSGLVSAYLHWHLERGLRSLRYVEK, encoded by the coding sequence ATGAGTCTGTTCCGCGACGACGGCATCGTGCTGCGCACCCAGAAGCTGGGTGAGGCGGACCGCATCATCACGCTCCTGACCCGTGGCCACGGGCGGGTCCGGGCCGTGGCCCGTGGTGTGCGGCGGACCAAGTCGAAGTTCGGCGCCGGGCTGGAACCTTTCTCCCACGCCGACGTGCAGTTCTTCGCCCGCGGCAGCGATCTCGTCAGCCGCAGCCTGCCGCTGTGCACCCAGACCGAGATCATCGCCCCCTACGGCAACGGCATCGTCGTGGACTACGCCCGCTACACCGCGGGCACCGCGATGCTGGAGACCGCCGAGCGGTTCACCGACCAGGAGGGCGAGCCCGCCGTACAGCAGTACCTGCTGCTCGTCGGCGCCCTGCGCACCCTCTCGCGCGGCGAGCACGCGCCGAACCTGATCCTCGACGCCTTCCTGCTGCGCTCGCTGGCCGTCAACGGCTACGCCCCCAGCTTCACGGACTGCGCGAAGTGCGGCATCCACGGCCCCAACCGGCACTTCTCCGTCGCCGCGGGCGGGGTCGTCTGCGGCGACTGCCGGGTGCCCGGCAGCGTCGTACCCTCGTCGGAGGCCATCGGGCTGCTCAGCGCGCTGCTCACCGGTGACTGGGTGCACGCGGACGCCTGCGAGGCGCGCCACGTCCGGGAGGGGAGCGGGCTGGTTTCCGCCTACTTGCACTGGCATCTGGAGCGCGGGCTACGCTCCCTGCGATACGTCGAGAAATAG